The DNA region ATGAACAAGCTCTCCGCCGGCTGCGACTGCATCGTTTTCAGTGCATGAAGAAATATCCGTTCATCGGGTTTTGTGATGCCCAAGTCGGACGAAATAATCACTCGGTCAAAAACACCATCATAGCCCCAACGACGCCGACGGTTTTCCGCCATCTCCCTGGAATCGTCTGAAATGATGGCCAGACGGTGGCCCTGCGCTTTGAGCGCCAGCACGATTCCGCGGACGCCCGGGACCTCCTGATAGCAGGAATCCAGTTGCCAATCTTCAGGCTGCGCTTTGATGCCCAGATCCTGTAGACAAAGTTGCCAAAATTCCGGATCCGATATTTTTCCTGCATCCGCCAAAGGGCGGTATTTTTTCCTGGTTTGCTGCAGATCAGCCAGCTCGAGTCCATATTTCGCAGCCAGCAGCGGAAATTTTAAATGCATGCAATCTTTAACCAACACATCACCGACGTCAAAATAGAGGACCATGATGATCTTTTTTCTCCTGAAAACTAAAAAAGTAACAACCTTTGCCGAAAATACCAATGGGAAAATAGCAACTTTGATCCGCCGAAGGGGGATCCTTCGTCGATCAGCTGAACAACCAGGTTTTCCGGTCC from bacterium includes:
- a CDS encoding HAD family phosphatase, with amino-acid sequence MVLYFDVGDVLVKDCMHLKFPLLAAKYGLELADLQQTRKKYRPLADAGKISDPEFWQLCLQDLGIKAQPEDWQLDSCYQEVPGVRGIVLALKAQGHRLAIISDDSREMAENRRRRWGYDGVFDRVIISSDLGITKPDERIFLHALKTMQSQPAESLFIDNLEYNLQGAARVGMRTLLFTNADQLQDDLNRMGLLDPGSGTV